The following proteins come from a genomic window of Daphnia carinata strain CSIRO-1 chromosome 6, CSIRO_AGI_Dcar_HiC_V3, whole genome shotgun sequence:
- the LOC130703833 gene encoding uncharacterized protein LOC130703833, producing MSFQNTIKAFKPVYTVLYSAFHSKPLCEDERMGHQFSGTMRSFLLILTLSTCCLMAAPPDLQARIEQLEKNYVEIKEHLQAKIIDLEMKVGRLEAKIEIQDSLLAVLEKGHDPLKENVEIRRQIATHRTCHEIVAANPSSPSGMYWIDPDGHGIGDPPIHVHCDIKAAEANGGNWKFDPVKGTTSILHDSQSKMGIGNCTEPGCYSRLINYYASDRQIDALRQLSENCAQIIVLHCRNLPFNYNGTAYSWYYYKNGKRETFHRNNCHELVDKNHSEKFSIHGRGLQPVMRLHYSNPLNGSFQYQVTPFRCHGKAKTEAKTEAKTEAETEAMPRSCEDLRRMGHTLNGIYSVRGDKQIETVFCQFDKLPNEPGFQKKIGYQDIKTRPIYFYVQKDKHFSQSDVPLPFERSLVNIGGAMDLPSGVFTAPVNGTYFFSFTGLAQFPMVPVPVLRELGANLYKNGERIAISQVNKGQLYPDNLNPITVQSIVRLQAGDKVWIQISIGINGGFLYDDRHAEVNPGAHTNFNGWLLEEEI from the exons ATGTCTTTTCAAAACACCATAAAGGCATTTAAACCAGTTTATACAGTACTTTACTCGGCATTTCATTCTAAGCCTCTGTGCGAAGACGAAAGGATGGGACATCAATTCTCCGGGACAATGCGatcatttcttcttattttgacGCTGTCTACGTGCTGTCTCATGGCTGCTCCACCTGATCTTCAAGCAAGAATTGAACAACTTGAGAAAAACTAT GTCGAAATTAAAGAACATTTGCAAGCcaaaattattgatttggaGATGAAAGTCGGTCGACTGGaagccaaaattgaaatacAAGATTCACTTTTGGCTGTTCTAGAAAAAGGACATGACCCTTTGAAAGAGAATGTCGAAATCCGTCGTCAGATCGCAACTCATCGTACTTGCCATGAAATCGTCGCCGCCAATCCGTCGTCCCCATCCGGTATGTACTGGATTGATCCAGACGGCCATGGCATCGGTGATCCACCAATCCACGTTCATTGTGACATAAAGGCAGCCGAGGCGAATGGTGGTAACTGGAAGTTTGATCCTGTCAAAGGCACAACATCCATTTTGCATGACAGCCAGTCGAAAATGGGCATTGGAAATTGCACAGAACCTGGATGTTACTCGAGGCTAATCAATTATTATGCAAGCGATAGACAAATCGACGCGTTGAGGCAATTGTCCGAAAACTGCGCACAAATCATCGTG CTCCATTGCAGGAATTTGCCGTTCAACTACAATGGGACCGCCTATTCTTGGTATTACTACAAAAACGGCAAAAGGGAAACGTTTCACCGGAACAACTGCCACGAACTCGTTGACAAAAACCATTCTGAGAAGT TTTCGATACACGGTCGTGGTCTTCAACCTGTTATGCGCCTCCATTATAGCAATCCGCTTAATGGCTCCTTCCAGTACCAAGTGACGCCGTTCCGATGTCATGGAAAGGCAAAAACGGAGGCGAAAACGGAGGCGAAAACGGAGGCAGAAACAGAGGCAATGCCGAGATCGTGCGAAGATTTGCGGCGGATGGGGCACACTCTCAACGGGATCTACTCAGTCAGGGGAGACAAACAAATAGAAACGGTTTTCTGCCAATTTGATAAACTACCTAATGAACCAG GTTTCCAGAAGAAGATTGGATATCAAGACATAAAAACAAGGCCAATATACTTCTACGTACAgaaagacaaacatttttcgcAAAGTGACGTTCCACTTCCGTTTGAGCGTAGCTTAGTCAACATTGGAGGAGCCATGGATTTGCCAAGCGGCGTATTCACAGCACCCGTCAACGGAacttacttcttttcttttactggACTCGCGCAATTTCCTATGGTTCCAGTTCCAGTGCTAAGGGAACTAGGCGCGAACCTTTataaaaatggtgaaagaATAGCAATCAGTCAAGTTAACAAAGGCCAGCTATATCCGGATAATCTAAATCCAATCACCGTTCAAAGTATTGTACGTTTGCAAGCCGGAGACAAAGTATGGATCCAGATAAGTATTGGGATCAATGGGGGATTTCTATACGACGACAGGCATGCGGAAGTGAACCCGGGTGCACACACGAATTTTAATGGGTGgcttttggaagaagaaatttaa
- the LOC130703614 gene encoding death-associated protein kinase 1-like, which produces MWEYDPNKRMPSKEGDVQLHSIKDELTGKEKELLELCGRDSRSDLTGKIKELIQFGINVNAKDKDGRNALHLLCRYYSNPKLTDAIQLVVKSGIDVNARDRNGMNAIHYLCQYQSSQNLIDAIQILIQLGIDANAKSNDGSNGLHYLCRYNSNPNLLDVIGVLDTFGVSMMVPDNAGWGALYYLQNKDKKEMKIWFDRENPIGQGGFGMVFKGKFGGREVAVKRVEMRHVDKIEEEAMLKLDHPNIVKLLHCEKDNDFMYYALELCVASLDQLFLKEDNPKKYNERILPPIEIFRQLATGLEYIHSKNLIHRDIKPENILIMRKPGKYENIIMKWSDFGLAKSVNEKGLHSWTGVRGTRTWYAPEVLEKLNNDQNVKNNKFWGTVKSDVFVLGIVYGYIFLEGEHLFGSSETEIHKNIIENNPVNMTKIDGELRKYYENDLLTKMLEYDTEKRMNSTEVVNQLASIKNKLTEKETEFRQLFAGYTSADLVGRINDLIRLGIDVNAKGKYGNNMLHYLCQSNSSPNLIDAIQLLIQLGIDVNAKDDLGSNALHHLCLFNSSPNLIDAIQLLIQLGIDVNAKNKWGKNALHSLCWLNSSPNLIDAIQLLIQLGIDVNAKDKWGKNALHYLCELILSPNLIDAIQLLIQLGIDVNAKDERGSNALHFLCKSISSPNLIDAIQLLIQLGNDVNAKNERGSNALHYLCESNSSPNLIDAIQLLIQLGIDVNAKDFDGRNALHYLCGSNSSPNLIDAIPLLIQLGIDVNAKDNDGRNAQSYLRDNDKISNKDEILKLLDEALHVVS; this is translated from the exons ATGTGGGAATACGACCCCAATAAAAGAATGCCATCGAAAGAAGGAGACGTTCAATTACATTCCATCAAGGATGAG ctcactggaaaagaaaaagaattgcttgaattgtgtggGCGTGATTCGCGATCGGATCtaacgggaaaaataaaagaattaattcaGTTCGGGATtaacgtgaacgcaaaggataaAGACGGAAGGAATgcacttcatcttttgtgtcggtactattcaaacccaaaattaaCCGACGCAATTCAACTCGTGGTCAAAAGTGGAATCGACGTAAATGCAAGAGACAGGaatggaatgaatgccattcattatttgtgtcaatATCAATCAAGCCAAAACTTAATCGacgcaattcaaattttaattcaactcGGAATCGATGCGAACGCAAAAAGCAACGATGGATCAAATGGGCTCCATTATTtatgtcgatacaattcaaacCCAAATTTACTCGACGTAATCGGTGTTTTGGATACATTCGGAGTGAGTATGATGGTGCCGGACAACGCTGGATGGGGTGCGTTATACTATTTGcaaaataaagataagaaagagatgaaaatttggttcgaccgTGAAAACCCAATAGGGCAAGGTGGCTTTGGTATGGTATTTAAAGGGAAGTTCGGAGGTCGTGAAGTGGCagtaaaaagagttgaaatgcGTCACGTGgacaaaatagaagaagaagcaatgctgaagttagatcatccaaacatcgtcaaacttctTCACTGTGAAAAAGACAACGACTTTAT GTACTACGCATTGGAATTATGTGTCGCTTCTTTAGATCAACTTTTTCTGAAGGAGGATAAtcccaaaaaatacaacgaacGTATACTACCTCCTATCGAAATATTCCGTCAATTAGCCACAGGCCTGgaatacatccattcaaagaaTTTAATACATCGGGACATTAAACCGGAAAACATCCTCATTATGCGAAAGCCtggaaaatatgaaaatataataatgaaatggtctgattttggactggccaaatccgtaaacgaaaagggaCTTCACTCGTGGACTGGAGTGAGAGGAACGAGAACTTGGTACGcacccgaagtgctggaaaaactcaacaacgatcaaaacgtgaaaaataataagttttGGGGCACCGTCAAGAGCGATGTGTTCGTTCTCGGCATTGTCTAcggttatatttttttggagGGAGAACATTTATTCGGCTCAAGTGAAACTGAAATTCACAAGAACATCATTGAAAATAATCCAGTGAATATGACGA AAATTGATGGCGAACTGCGCAAATATTATGAGAATGACTTACTAACGAAAATGTTGGAATATGATacggaaaaaagaatgaattcgACAGAAGTCGTCAATCAACTGGCATCCATTAAGAataaa ttgactgaaaaagaaacagaatttCGACAACTTTTTGCTGGTTACACTTCGGCTGATCTAGTTGGAAGAATCAACGACTTAATTCGCcttggaatcgatgtgaatgcaaagggcAAATATGGTAATAATatgctccattatttgtgtcaatcaaattcaagcccaaatttaattgacgccattcaactcttaatccaactgggaattgatgtgaatgcaaaggacgatTTAGGAAGCaatgcgctccatcatttgtgtttgtttaattcaagcccaaatttaattgacgccattcaactcttaatccaactgggaatcgatgtgaatgcaaagaacaaatggggaaagaatgcgctccattctTTGTGTTGGttaaattcaagcccaaatttaattgacgccattcaactcttaatccaactgggaatcgatgtgaatgcaaaggacaaatggggaaagaatgcgctccattatttgtgtgaactCATTttaagcccaaatttaattgacgccattcaactcttaatccaactgggaatcgatgtgaatgcaaaggacgagAGGGGAAgcaatgcgctccattttttgtgtaaatcaatttcaagcccaaatttaattgacgccattcaactcttaatccaactgggaaacgatgtgaatgcaaagaacGAGAGGGGAAgcaatgcgctccattatttgtgtgaatcaaattcaagcccaaatttaattgacgccattcaactcttaatccaactgggaattgatgtgaatgcaaaggattttgatggaaggaatgcgctccattatttgtgtggatcaaattcaagccctaatttaattgacgccattccacttttaatccaactgggaattgatgtgaatgcaaaggacaatgatgGAAGGAATGCTCAAAGTTATTTACGCGATAATGATAAGATTAGCAACAAGgacgaaatcctaaaactgCTCGACGAAGCACTTCATGTTGTATCATGA
- the LOC132088088 gene encoding calcium-dependent protein kinase 2-like, whose amino-acid sequence MVDGSGQAFGGKFRVGDVQTKKFRVHHRHQSKEERALLELNHPNIVKLHERESDYVYLYYALGPCLDTLDQLFLKSDDARKYKGRMPHHIDGLLQLASGLEYLHSNNLVHGDIKPENVLIAEEPAGQDEITLKWTNFGLIRSVSEAKQTSPIRSNKAWLAPEWLRLKKKKKKSPTGNVDETSYPVSIESDVFAMGLVFGNLLLNGEHLYGSIENKIAENIVKGDPINMQKMDGKLRDCYENDLFEKMLRNDPNERITSEKVLIQLQSIKDKV is encoded by the exons ATGGTGGATGGTTCAGGTCAAGCGTTTGGCGGAAAGTTCAGAGTTGGCGAtgttcaaacgaaaaaatttcGAGTGCATCATAGGCAccaaagtaaagaagaaagagcTTTGCTAGAGTTAAatcatccaaacatcgtcaaacttcATGAGCGTGAAAGTGACTATGTCTATTT GTACTATGCATTGGGCCCGTGTTTGGACACTTTAGATCAGCTGTTCTTGAAGTCGGATGATGCCAGAAAATACAAGGGACGTATGCCACATCATATCGATGGTTTGCTACAATTAGCTTCTGGTCTCGAATACCTCCATTCAAATAATTTAGTTCATGGAGACATCAAACCAGAAAATGTCCTGATTGCGGAGGAACCTGCTGGCCAAGATGAGATAACTCTCAAATGGACAAATTTTGGACTGATCAGAAGTGTCAGTGAAGCAAAGCAAACCAGTCCTATCAGAAGCAATAAGGCATGGTTAGCCCCCGAGTGGcttcgattgaaaaaaaaaaagaagaaaagcccTACAGGAAATGTAGATGAAACCAGTTATCCAGTAAGCATCGAGAGCGACGTGTTTGCAATGGGACTTGTTTTCGGTAATTTACTCTTGAATGGCGAACATCTCTACGGTTccatcgaaaataaaattgccGAAAACATAGTTAAAGGAGATCCCATTAACATGCAAA AAATGGATGGCAAATTGCGCGACTGTTACGAGAATGACCTGttcgaaaaaatgttgagaaacgatCCCAATGAAAGAATAACATCGGAAAAAGTTCTCATTCAATTGCAGTCGATCAAGGATAAGGTATAA
- the LOC130704199 gene encoding putative ankyrin repeat protein RF_0381, translating into MKNIDAELRKYYEDDLLTKMLEDDPDKRVSSKEVVKQLESITKKLTKKEEEFRQLCARGSLSDLKGTANDFIRIGIDMNAKDNDGWNALDHLCKSNSSPNLIDAIQLLIQLGIDVNVKDDNKRNALHYLCKTNSSPNLIDAIQLLIQLGIDVNAKDKWGKNALHYLCESNSSPNLIDTIQLLIQNGIDVNAKDDNERNALHYLCTRNSCPNLIDAIQLLIQLGIDVNAKDYSGSNALHYLFEWNSSPNLIDAIQLLLQLGTRVISNGHDARNYVRYNYRMYNKDEILKLLDEALLV; encoded by the exons ATGAAGA ATATTGATGCCGAATTGCGCAAATATTATGAGGATGACTTACTAacgaaaatgttggaagaCGATCCGGATAAAAGAGTTAGTTCGAAAGAAGTCGTCAAACAACTGGAATCCATCACGAAAAAg CTgactaaaaaagaagaagaatttcgaCAACTTTGTGCTCGTGGCTCTTTGTCTGATCTAAAAGGAACAGCCAACGACTTCATTCGCATTGGAATCGatatgaatgcaaaggacaatgatggatggaatgcgcttgatcatttgtgtaaatcaaattcaagcccaaatttaattgacgccattcaacttttaatccaactgggaattgatgtgaatgtaAAAGACGATAACaaaaggaatgcgctccattatttgtgtaaaacaaattcaagcccaaatttaattgacgccattcaacttttaatccaactgggaattgatgtgaatgcaaaggataagtggggaaagaatgcgctccattatttgtgtgaatcaaattcaagcccaaatttaattgacaccattcaactcttaatccaaaatggaattgatgtgaatgcaaaggacgatAACgaaaggaatgcgctccattatttgtgtacaCGGAATTCatgcccaaatttaattgacgccattcaactcttgatccaactgggaattgatgtgaatgcaaaggactaTTCGGGAAgcaatgcgctccattatttgtttgaatggaattcaagcccaaatttaattgacgccattcaactcttactCCAATTGGGAACTCGTGTCATATCCAATGGCCACGATGCACGAAATTATGTACGCTATAATTATAGGATGTACAACAAGgacgaaatcctaaaactgCTCGACGAAGCACTTCTTGTTTGA